ATGTATGGGTTCCAGGTAGCTACGAAATTGCTATGGTAGCCCGACAGTTAGCCCTTTCTGGTGGTTATAACGCTATTATCTGCCTCGGTGCAGTAATTCGTGGACAGACTCCTCACTTCGACTATGTGTCCTCTGAAGCTGCTAAAGGGGTAGCAGCAGCAAGTTTTCAGACAGGCATTCCCGTTATTTTTGGGGTGCTAACTGTTGATACTATGCAACAAGCCCTAGAGCGTGCAGGTATCAAAAGTAATTTGGGTTGGAACTATGCCCTAAATGCCTTAGAGATGGCTAGTTTAATGCAGCAGCTAGGAAGCAATAACTCAACTAGGCTTCGTACCGATTTACCTCCAGGAAACGAAACTATTGCTTTACCTAGAGTTTCTACTCAAAATGTAAACAATGGCTAAAATCATCTGAATTATGATTGAAATCGCCGTCTTATATTGCTTTGAATTTCGCTTTTAAAACTTATTAGAGATAGTCTAATAAATAGGTAGGGACGATTAAAGTTAACTGTGACGGCAGGAAGTCAAAATTCAGAAAGCTTTGAGAGATTCATTTTATTTGTATATGATTAAGTTCATTAGTCTTACATTATGAAATAGCTGAGCTTTTTTGGGTTTAAACTGGGTTGAACGCTTGCGCTAAACTGGATTATTTGCCAGCAAAATTTCTAGCTTGTTTAAATCTGTCTTATTATTTTGCGGTATTGCAGATGCTGAAACTAAATCCTTTCTGCGAGAAGTAGTTGCACATCAATTCACGTGTGAATAGCTTTGGAGTTGAGAAACAGAATTAGATTGGCGAGATCTACTGACCAAGTTTGTAGTGTTTTGAAAAGAAGTAAAACAGATAAAATAAAAAAACTACTTCTTATCAAGTTAAAGATTTATGACTAGCGCTGCACTCCCTAAGACAGAGTATGAAGCAATAATTGGCTTAGAAACTCACTGTCAACTCAGTACCAAAACTAAAATATTTAGTCGCGAATCTACTAAATTTGATGGCGATAACCCCAACACTAATATTTCTCCTATCTGTTTAGGATATCCAGGAGTACTCCCCGTATTAAATGAAAAAGTGCTGGAATACGCCGTCAAAGCTGGATTAGCTCTTAACTGTCAAATTGCTCCCTATAGTAAATTTGACCGTAAGCAATATTTTTATCCTGATTTACCCAAAAATTATCAAATTTCTCAATTCGATCTGCCGATCGCCGAACATGGCTGGATTGAAATTGAGATTGCCGAAAAACCTAATACCGAACCGATCAGAAAAAAAATTGGCATTACTCGCCTACACATGGAAGAAGATGCTGGGAAACTAACCCACGGCGGTAGCGATCGCATTGATGGTTCTACTTATTCCCTGGTAGACTTTAATCGTGCTGGCATACCTTTAGTAGAAATAGTTTCCGAACCAGATCTGCGTACAGGCAAAGAAGCAGCCGAATACGCCCAAGAAATACGCCGTATTATGCTTTATCTAGGCATTAGTGATGGCAAGATGCAAGAAGGCTCTTTGCGCTGTGATGTGAACATTTCTGTGCGCCCTGTGGGTCAAGAGCAATTTGGCACTAAAGTAGAAATCAAGAACATGAATTCCTTTAGCGCAATTCAAAAGGCGATCGATTACGAAATTGACAGGCAAATTGAAGCTGTAGAAAATGGCGAACCGATCTATCAAGAAACTCGTCTTTGGGAAGAAGGCTCACAACGAACTAAGAGTATGCGCCTCAAAGAAGGCAGCAGCGACTATCGATATTTTCCAGAACCCGATTTACCTCCCATTGAAGTATCTTCTAAACAATTAGAAACCTGGAAAGCAGAATTACCAGAACTTCCTATAGCTAAACGTTATCGCTATGAATCTGAATTGGGCTTGTCAGCTTATGATACTAGAGTACTAACAGATGATCGCACCGTGGCGGAATATTTTGAAGCGGCGATCGCTGCTGGCGGAGACACTAAACAGGTTGCTAACTGGGTAATGGGAGATATTGCAGCTTATATAAACAGTAATAATCTTAAGATTACCGAAACTGAATTAAAGCCTGAAATCCTAGCAGAACTTGTTAGTTTAATTACGGCAGGAACAATTAGTGGCAAAATTGGTAAAGAAATTTTACCAGACTTGTTAACCAAAGGTGGTTCGGCAAAAGCTTTAGTTGAGAAAAAAGGTTTAATTCAAATCTCTGATACGGACGAAATTGAAAAGATTATTGATGAAGTGATTGCTAACCATCCCCAAGAGTTAGAGCAATTTCGTAATGGTAAAACTAAGCTCAAAGGTTTCTTTGTGGGGCAAGTAATGAAGAAAACTGGTGGACGCGCCGATCCTAAATTGACAAATCAAATGTTAGGTAAAAAACTGCAAGGTTAATTAAATAGTAGATCTACTTTTATTGGTTGATATTTTCTCAATCTTAATTACAGTAAAAGTTTCAGGCTTGGTAACAATAAACAGAAAAAATCCCACCCTTGAAAAACAAGGAGTGGGATACATAAGAAGGACACCACAAAGCACACAATATTTATAATTTACTGATTGTTTATAAAATAGCTGAAATACCAAAACACTAATGTTTCTATACAGCTTGACTAAATAGCTTATTAAAATTACTCTTTTTATTACTTATCATTATAGACAAGTATAGTTAAAAATAACTAATTCTTTTCTTGTCTTTATCAAACTATTAAAAAGCTAATTCCAGAAAAGCTATTAAAACCGTTGATTTAAGTGGCGTAAAACAGTATTTATTAAAGCTAAAATAATCTTTATCTACCCAAGAATATTTCTACTTATTTTCTAAAAAGCTTACAGGAAGAGTGTTTTGCTCGTAAATATTACAATGCCGAAAATATATGCAGTTTTTAAAACGAGCTTTCTTAATCGTGTTTTAGATTATTTGTATAGCAAGGCTATTTCATTCTGACTATAATCAACCAAGAAATGAATTTAACGAGCGACCTTGCTGCTTGGTAAGCAGCTAAGGAACGCGCGAGTTGGCTTAAAGTCCAAGTCCGTTTAAACGGACTTAATATATAAGATGCGAGAATTTATTCTCTGGCTTTCGAGAATAAAATAGCCCTGTTTGTATAGTTATCTTAACTTTATAAATGTATCTTAGTATTGCTAACTATATTCAATACCAAAAGCTAGATATATCTAGTTTATAGAGTTTTGAAATCAAAATAATAACTATTAGTCAACTGTACTGAATAATTTGAGCAAGTCCGTTTAAAACATAAACAATAATTAAGTGAAACCCTTAGTAAGTAGTTGTTTGCTAGTTAATTTAAGTTATTAATCAATTTGATGAAAAGCAGTAAACTCAAATGGCTAACCTTAATTATCCTAGCGTTAAGCGTTGTTTATTTTTCTTCTATGACTTTTGCTTTTGAAAAACAAGTGCCTAGCTATATGAATGATTCCTTGTTGAGCGATCCTTTTCTCCAGCTACCGACCCAAACAACTGTAAATGTTGTCTGGTTCACAGAATTTGCAGGAGATCGCCATTTAGTTAAATATGGCACAAGATTTGAGCAACAAGCTGTTGCCAATACTGCTAAACTAAGTCGAGTTAGAGAAGATCCAGACTCGCAATTAGATAATCCTCCCACTCAATCTACTTCTAGAAATATTTGGCGACATGAAGCAACTATCAAAGGCTTAACTCCTAACCAACGTCTGCCCTATAAAGTAATTAGTAGAAGCGGGCAAAAAAACATCAGTAGCAAAGCTTTTACTCTTGCTAGTCTACCTACAAAAGAAATAGCTTTAAAAATCTTACTCACTTCAGATCATCAGCTTATGCCTATGACGACGGCTAACTTAGAACAGGTTGTAAAAACTGTAGGTCAAGTGGATGCAGTTTTCTTTGCAGGAGATTTAGTTAACGTTAGCGATCGCGCTTCAGAATGGTTTGATGATCGCCGTGGAGGAGCATTTTTTCCTGCTTTACAGGGTAAAGCTAATTATGAACTGGAAAGTAATGGTGTCAAAACTATCTATCGCGGAGGAGAAATTATTCAACACGCTCCTTTATTTACTGCCATAGGTAATCATGAGGTTATGGGGCGATTTTCTACCGAAGCAAAGCTGAAGGAAGTATTTAATAATCCTATTCCTCGTAAGGTAGCTACAGAGTCTTATCAATCTGTGGCGACAAAAATCAATCCTGCTAATAATGCAGAATTTAAAGCCGGCTGGATCGAGAATAACTCATTCAATACCGATACCTACGAGGAGATATTTAGCCTCCCCCAAAACACTAATGGCACAAAGCGTTATTATGCCACAACCTTTGGTGATATCAGGTTGATTTCTCTATATGTAACTAATGTTTGGCGCAGCCCTAGTTTAGAAGCGGATGAGCAAGGCAGGTACAAAGAAAGCGATTTAGACCTCGAAAACTCCAAAGCATGGGGATATGGACAACATATATTTGAACCTATAGCCCAGGGAAGTTCCCAATATGAGTGGCTAAAACAGGAATTAGCTAGCGAAGCCTATCAACAGGCAAAATATAAAATAGTCATGCTGCACCATCCGCCTCATACTTTAGGGGGTAATATTGTTCCAGCCTATACCGATCCGCAGCCCAAGCTTTATTACGCTGAAGACGACAAGGTAATTGGGCGATATTATGACTACCCAATTGAAAATGACTATATCATTCGTGATTTAATTCCCTTACTCGAATCAGCAGAAGTACAGCTAGTTTATTATGGGCATTCTCATTTATGGAATCGCTTTGAAAGTGATTCGGGAATGCACTTTTTGGAGTCTTCTAATGTGGGTAATAGTTACGGGGCGCACTTGGGAGATAATAAAAGACCAATTCCTACTTACAATCAACACAACTACGCTGAAATAGGCGATCCAAATGGTTTAAACCCAATCGTACCCAGCATTGCTCCTATTACTGATAAATTAGGTGAGCCTCTACCATATATTGCTAGTAACGATATTACTGTATTTAGTATTCTGGAAACTCAAACAGGAACAGTTAGCAGCTATCGTTATGACACCCGTAAACCAAACTCTTCTGCAATCAAATTTGATGAGTTTGAACTGATTCGGTGAACTTAATAAACGGCGTTGCTGATTTAAGTAGTAACGTACAAAATAATACCTTTCGTAGCTCTTGGCTCTTAGCTATCAGCTATTAGCTTCTTGGCAATCATACATTCAGTTAACAACGTCTAAGATAGCCTGTAAACGTTTGCGAAATTCTCCTTTAGGGTGACCACCTTTAACATCGCCAAGAATTTGAAAATCTGCTTCAGGGGAGTTACAAACGATATATGTTGGCCACCCCATTTCTTCTTTATTGGGATATTGCGCCATCAAAATTTGCCGATACTTACGATAGGTAGAAGCATCCTGCATTTTGACATCTATAAATTCTAAATCTAGTTCTTTAGCAACTTTGGCATCATAAAAAGACATTTTGTGGCAGACACCACAGTCTTCAGAAGAGAACTTAACAACGGCTTTAGTCATTTTATTTCATTTAACAATTATCATTGTTAATTTCAGAGAAATTTAGCATAAAGATAAGCTAGCCCGTAAATTGACAAATAGCAAATCTAAAAAACTGTAGGGACACTAAAAATAGCATCCCTACTATGGTCAAATATTGCTTTTGTTGAGTTTTAGGCTTCGCCTCGCTTATCGCGCCCTTGACGACGGCGATCGCGCCATCGAACTATAGTTAGGTATGAAATCCCCAAACTAACTAGCCCTAGGATGCCTACGGCAGCAAGAAATAGAGTGTTTAGTAATTGGTTTGTTTCCACGACTTAGAATCCGTTACGACCCCAAACAACCATAGCAATCGACCATGTAAACAAAGCCAGGATTGTCACCCAGCCTAGCGTCAAAATATCCATATTAGTATTTTTGGGAAATATGTAATTAATCTGGCAATATAAACCCTATCATACTTCTTAAGTGGTCTTTTGTGGTGAGGATTGTGCCTAGTTTAGTAACTGAAAGAATAGAATCTGTCAAAGCAGGAATATTAGGTGCGATCGCTTTTACTGTCGCCGAATTAGTGATTGTTTTGATTAAGACTTTAATTATCGATCTACTGATAGAGCAAGAAACAACAGCAGTATTAAACTGGCAATTGCCGATACAGCTAGCTATTGGTGCAATTAGCGGTTTTTTATTTGGCGTTACCTATCGGTATATTATTCGCGACGATCGCAACTTTCATTTAAATGATGGTGCAGTATTGGCATTTGGCTTGGTTAGAGGACTTGCCCTGGTTGAGGTAAACTTTGTTTTATCTGAGCTATTATCTTTATTATTTTTAGTCTTTCAAAGTATTATCTGTTTTGCGATCGCTCGTTCTATTCTTGATTTGGCAATTGCTCGTAAGCTGCTCAAACCGTTTGTTTGAAGGGATGAGGTACGTCCAGTAAAAGATACAAGTGCTTTTGCTAACTGCATCTTTACTACTTTTGATAGATGGCAAAATATGTCTTTGTAGAGATGTCATAAGTCGTATAAATTTCTAAGATGTTTGGTATTAATTATTAAATACTTCTTATGCTTACTACTTCTAACACAAAATTTATACGCAAATATATTGCGATCGCTCTAGGACTTTTATTAACAAGTGTTTATAGCGTGCAGGCAAATGCCCAGACTAATCCTTCACAATCCACAGGGAATTCGTCCACCACACCTGCTGGTAACTCAACCCCTAATGATTATAATTCTGGTTATCTTGAGGGTATTGAAGCTGGGCATAGTAACTGGGGTTTTTCTAGCGCATCAGAATCTAAATCTCTAGACAATAATCTGAATAAACTAGGTCAGTATAATATTTCTGAGTCGGATTCAGATAAAAAAGATGTGATTATAAATAGAAGTTGGGGCAATCAAGGAGATGTAAAAAATCGCTCTGTAGAAACACCCGTGTATAAATTTTAATAGGTTGATTGCATACGCCCATTTACCGCCAAAAGCGACTAAATCAAGAGTGCGTCTCCAAGTATTGTCCGTCTTCTCTTTTGTCTTGTTTGCTTATGTCGAACTCACGTTATTTAAACGCACCACGTACCACTGCAAATATTGATCTGCACCTATATCTAACTCAAAATAATTATCTAATAAATGCTGTGCCTGCAACTCCAGCGAATCAAACTTCTCTAATTCTCTAGGAATAATTATTTCTTCTAATAACAGAAGATTAACCAGTTTGGCTTTTAATTCTTCAGCAGTCATAAATTGTTCTGTGCGGTCTGATTCGAGGACAACATAGCCATCCTCTTGATACATGATCGGGTCTGCCATGAGATAAATAAGTTAAGTGAATTGAGTGATTAGACGATACATTAATTCTAAAGCCAGTTAATTGTCTAATCTTGTAACTATATATGGAAATTAATCCCAATCCTTTCCTCAATCTTGAATATGAACCAGTGATGGAGAATTTGGGAGATGATTATTATGATCTAGTGGCAGCGGATGAGTTTCCTGCACATTGGTTACGCTTTCGCAACGATTTATTGTTACCTTTATTAGGTTTACAGCCAGCCAAGGTTGACGATGCTGATTTTATTAAAGCTTTTGGTAAATTCTCAGGAGTACACCCTTTTTTAGCTTTACGCTATCACGGTTATCAATTCGGTGCGTATAACCCTTTTTTAGGTGATGGCAGAGGCTTTTTGTACGGACAGATAAGAGGGAAAGACGGTAACCTGTACGATTTAGGGACTAAAGGTTCAGGCAGAACTCCGTATTCTCGTACTGCCGATGGGAAGCTAACCCTCAAAGGTGGAGTAAGAGAAGTTTTGGCTGCCGAAGCTTTACACCAATTAGGAGTAAAAACTTCTCGTTGTTTAAGTTTAATTGAAACAGGGGAATCTTTATGGCGTGGTGATGAACCTTCTCCAACGCGATCATCTGTAATGGTGAGATTTAGTAGTTCTCATATTCGTTTTGGCACATTTGAAAGACTTCACTATCTTCAGCGTCCAGATTTGATTAAAAAGCTATTAGATAGCGTTATTGACACCTATTATGGTGATATTGTTGATACTAAAGCTAAATATCACCAATTCTACGCTGTATTAGTTCTTAGAGTTGCCCAACTAGCAGCACAATGGATGGCAGCAGGCTTTTGCCACGGCGTACTCAATACCGATAATATGTCAATTACAGGGGAAAGCTTTGATTACGGCCCCTATGCTTTTATTCCCAATTATAATCCTCGTTTTACAGCAGCTAGCTTTGACTATGGTGGACGCTACAGCTATGGCAATCAACCATATATTTGTAAATTTAATTTAGAGATGCTGCAATTACCTCTAGCAATGGTTACAGACAAAGTAGAGCTTGAAGCTGGATTGGCACAATTCGATGATTGCTATCAAGAACACTATCGAATGTTGATGTTGCAAAAGCTAGGGTTTGAAGTCGAGAGAGGCTTTCGGTCAGAAAGCAACTCTCCCCTCGACAATAGCTATTTGTTGGAAACCAACAAGACCGCTTTGTCTCGCAATCGACTTGTTGAAGCCTCTTCTGAACCATCTTACTCTCAGTTGTTAACTCAAACTATTGAATTATTGAAAAGTACTGATATTAGCTATCATGGCTTTTTTGCTGCCATAGCTGAAGAATTTAATTATGGTTGGCGAGAAGACAGCAATTTGATTTTAGAAAATGCTGCTTTTACTCAGCAGATCAGCGATCGCTGGCGCAACTCATATCATCAATGTTTAAATCAATTACCAGCAGCAGAAATGAAAATAATAGGCGATCGCTTATTATTTTATAATCCTCCCACTGCTTTGCTACGTTCCACTATTGAATCCGTATGGCAAGCTATTAGTGAAGACAATAATTGGCAACCTTTTAATGATTTGGTTTATCGATTACAAACTAAAACATAATTTGGATAATTTCACTTTTTAGTTAGGGTAACATGACTAGAGCCATCTTCACTCACGGGAAGAAAGCGTACAAAAACGTTATAAAAATGCTTAGTACCTCTTAACAGGCAAAAAGCAGCAATCAAAAACACTTGAGGGTTCACGATCAAAGATAAGTCACGCTCATTGGCTGCTATTGAGCCGATTAATAAAAGATAGATTAATAAGCAAAAAAAGTATCTAGGAAAGTCCATTGGCCAGCTGCTATTTTTGCCGCCTAAATAACGATACAATATATACTGAATTGAGCGAGTTACAATGTTGCTGACCAACAGCATTAAGCCTACAGTATTGGTAGTCATAACTGCCAAAAAACCTAAGTATCGACAGGCCTGTAATAATGAATAAAACCAAACTCGGCTTTGTTTATTAATCTTATTGTATACGTGAAATAAAAACCTCAAGGTTAGTAAAAAAATAAGCCATAAAACTAATTCTTGAGAAACCCAGCTTAAGTCATACCCGTATTCATGAAAGGTTGTTATTCCCGCGCTATTTCTAATACCTCGATCCTTGGAAATTGCCAGAATGCCGAAAAAAGATAATGCGATAGACCATACCCAAGGCTGCCAAAGCCTGAACGAGTATTCATAGCATTTGTAATTGTAAGAAAGAACGGCTCTATGCTCAAATTTCTCGCCGATTATGTCATTTTCTATATAACCCAGTTCGTAAATGCACCAAAAAGCTATTTGCAAAAAGAATAAGCCAAGAATATCTAGCGGCAGGTGAGAACTTGAATAAGCAAAGGATAAAAGCAGGATTAAAAAATCTTCTCCAATAATATTATTTAAGAAGTATTTTCTATCTGGTCTTTTTACTTTTTCCGAATATAGAAGCGGAATATAAATTTTCACTTTAAATATATAAATACTTAGCTTTAGTAAATGTCGTAAACCACAGAGCTAAAATTACTTATTTTTTAAACAATAAAATGTTTAAAGATACTGTTCTAGTTTAATCTATAAAAAGCAAGTTCAACTAAGTTTAGTTATTGACTGTTGC
This DNA window, taken from Pleurocapsa sp. FMAR1, encodes the following:
- the petN gene encoding cytochrome b6-f complex subunit PetN, which translates into the protein MDILTLGWVTILALFTWSIAMVVWGRNGF
- the ribH gene encoding 6,7-dimethyl-8-ribityllumazine synthase — encoded protein: MAVFEGTFTGDISTWRMAIVIGRFNDLVTEKLISGCQDCLKRHGINIDPDHGQIDYVWVPGSYEIAMVARQLALSGGYNAIICLGAVIRGQTPHFDYVSSEAAKGVAAASFQTGIPVIFGVLTVDTMQQALERAGIKSNLGWNYALNALEMASLMQQLGSNNSTRLRTDLPPGNETIALPRVSTQNVNNG
- a CDS encoding chlororespiratory reduction protein 7, giving the protein MADPIMYQEDGYVVLESDRTEQFMTAEELKAKLVNLLLLEEIIIPRELEKFDSLELQAQHLLDNYFELDIGADQYLQWYVVRLNNVSST
- a CDS encoding protein adenylyltransferase SelO encodes the protein MEINPNPFLNLEYEPVMENLGDDYYDLVAADEFPAHWLRFRNDLLLPLLGLQPAKVDDADFIKAFGKFSGVHPFLALRYHGYQFGAYNPFLGDGRGFLYGQIRGKDGNLYDLGTKGSGRTPYSRTADGKLTLKGGVREVLAAEALHQLGVKTSRCLSLIETGESLWRGDEPSPTRSSVMVRFSSSHIRFGTFERLHYLQRPDLIKKLLDSVIDTYYGDIVDTKAKYHQFYAVLVLRVAQLAAQWMAAGFCHGVLNTDNMSITGESFDYGPYAFIPNYNPRFTAASFDYGGRYSYGNQPYICKFNLEMLQLPLAMVTDKVELEAGLAQFDDCYQEHYRMLMLQKLGFEVERGFRSESNSPLDNSYLLETNKTALSRNRLVEASSEPSYSQLLTQTIELLKSTDISYHGFFAAIAEEFNYGWREDSNLILENAAFTQQISDRWRNSYHQCLNQLPAAEMKIIGDRLLFYNPPTALLRSTIESVWQAISEDNNWQPFNDLVYRLQTKT
- a CDS encoding metallophosphoesterase family protein, whose translation is MTFAFEKQVPSYMNDSLLSDPFLQLPTQTTVNVVWFTEFAGDRHLVKYGTRFEQQAVANTAKLSRVREDPDSQLDNPPTQSTSRNIWRHEATIKGLTPNQRLPYKVISRSGQKNISSKAFTLASLPTKEIALKILLTSDHQLMPMTTANLEQVVKTVGQVDAVFFAGDLVNVSDRASEWFDDRRGGAFFPALQGKANYELESNGVKTIYRGGEIIQHAPLFTAIGNHEVMGRFSTEAKLKEVFNNPIPRKVATESYQSVATKINPANNAEFKAGWIENNSFNTDTYEEIFSLPQNTNGTKRYYATTFGDIRLISLYVTNVWRSPSLEADEQGRYKESDLDLENSKAWGYGQHIFEPIAQGSSQYEWLKQELASEAYQQAKYKIVMLHHPPHTLGGNIVPAYTDPQPKLYYAEDDKVIGRYYDYPIENDYIIRDLIPLLESAEVQLVYYGHSHLWNRFESDSGMHFLESSNVGNSYGAHLGDNKRPIPTYNQHNYAEIGDPNGLNPIVPSIAPITDKLGEPLPYIASNDITVFSILETQTGTVSSYRYDTRKPNSSAIKFDEFELIR
- a CDS encoding thioredoxin family protein, translated to MTKAVVKFSSEDCGVCHKMSFYDAKVAKELDLEFIDVKMQDASTYRKYRQILMAQYPNKEEMGWPTYIVCNSPEADFQILGDVKGGHPKGEFRKRLQAILDVVN
- the gatB gene encoding Asp-tRNA(Asn)/Glu-tRNA(Gln) amidotransferase subunit GatB, with the protein product MTSAALPKTEYEAIIGLETHCQLSTKTKIFSRESTKFDGDNPNTNISPICLGYPGVLPVLNEKVLEYAVKAGLALNCQIAPYSKFDRKQYFYPDLPKNYQISQFDLPIAEHGWIEIEIAEKPNTEPIRKKIGITRLHMEEDAGKLTHGGSDRIDGSTYSLVDFNRAGIPLVEIVSEPDLRTGKEAAEYAQEIRRIMLYLGISDGKMQEGSLRCDVNISVRPVGQEQFGTKVEIKNMNSFSAIQKAIDYEIDRQIEAVENGEPIYQETRLWEEGSQRTKSMRLKEGSSDYRYFPEPDLPPIEVSSKQLETWKAELPELPIAKRYRYESELGLSAYDTRVLTDDRTVAEYFEAAIAAGGDTKQVANWVMGDIAAYINSNNLKITETELKPEILAELVSLITAGTISGKIGKEILPDLLTKGGSAKALVEKKGLIQISDTDEIEKIIDEVIANHPQELEQFRNGKTKLKGFFVGQVMKKTGGRADPKLTNQMLGKKLQG